The Veillonellaceae bacterium genome includes the window ACTTACGCTAATATCTTTCCCGCTATAGCGACCGGCCATCATGGGACCGCCGCTGACGACGATGCACGGGATGTTTAGTCTGGCAGCGGCCATTAACATACCGGGGACTATTTTGTCACAGTTAGGTATAAGCACAAGACCATCAAGGGCGTGAGCTGTAGCAACTGATTCGATAGAATCGGCGATTAGTTCGCGGCTGGCCAGAGGGAACTTCATGCCTTCATGGCCCATGGCAATGCCGTCGCAAATACCGATTGCCGGGAATTCCATAGGTGTGCCACCGGCAGATGCTACGCCAAGTTTGACGGCGTCGGCAATATCCCTAAGATGAATGTGACCTGGAATTATTTCGTTAAAAGCATTTACTACCCCGATTAGCGGTTTCTGCAAATCCTCCGGGGTATAGCCCATAGCATAGAATAATGCCCGATGGGCAGCTCGAGTAGAACCTTTTTTTACAATATTGCTGCGCAAGGAACTCACTCCCTTATAAAAGTGTTATTGTTGTAGTATATACATTAGATGTTTGTTCACAATATCCTGCTTTTGGGCGCGGCGGAGAAGGCCTTAAAATTATTCCAGTGGCGCATATTAACAGTAGATGGTATTAATCCGAAGGGTTATGAAAAACGACTTTTGGTCATTAATACATGTAATTCAATAACCGATACAGGAAATTTGAGATGGTTTCACGAACAATATCCAAAATTATATATGGAGGCCTACATGCGGAAGAAAACTATTCAATATTTTTTTGTCAGTCTTGGGTGTATAATTAGCAGCTGTTCGATAAATCTTTTACTTGTTCCTAACCATTTTCTCAGTGGCGGAATCAGTGGCTTGGCAATAATCTTTTATTATTTATTTAAGCTGCCTATTGGTCTGCAGATTTTTTTAATGAACGTCCCACTGCTTGTAGCCGCTTACCGTAATCTCGGCAAAGAGTATACTACGATAGCGATTTATGGCACAATTTGGTTTTCGGTTGCTATAGATGCAACTCGATTTCTAAATAACTGGAAGGTCCTTGATGATCCACTACTCGCCGCCATTATGGGCGGTGTGATGTCCGGAATTGGAAGCGGCCTGATTTTCCGTGTCGATGGAAGTTCTGGCGGATTAGATATAATCGCAGCTATCGTAAAGAAAAAATACTCTCTTAATGTTGGGTTTGTAAGCTTTGCAATTAATTGTGCTATTATGCTTATTGCGGCAGGCTTATTTGGACTTAAGCTAGCGGTTTTGACGCTAATTTCGATGTTTGTCAGCGCGAATGTTACCGATAAGGTTGTAGAAGGTTTCAATAGGAAGAAAACAATCTATATTGTCTCATATAACTCCGAACAGATAGTTAAAACCATTTTACAGGAGGTTGGCCGCGGTGTAACTATCTTACGTGGCGAGGGAGCCTTTACTAGACAGGAAAAAGAGGTAATCTTTGTTGTGGTGAGTTTAACGCAAATTGCAAAGATTAAAGCGCTGGTTCATGAGGCTGATCCTTATGCCTTTATGATAATGCAGGACGCTGCCGAAGTGCTGGGACGAGGATTTACTCTACCAGGCAGCAAACAGCTTTAATAGATGAAGTGAGCCTTGGTTCAGATGGAGTTTGATGGAGTTTAATGGAGTTTACAGCGTCGTGGTCACCGGACAAAAAAACGCTCTACCCAAATGGGTAGGGCGTTTTCAGTACAAGCATTTAATATGGGCGGCAGTCAGGTTTGCATTGGCGGGGACGGCAGGACGGATTGCAAGTGCTGGCAGGGCGGCATTGGCGCGGGTAACAATAGCGGGGGTAGCAGTAGCTTGGGCCACACCATCTAGGATTGCAGTAACGCGGATTGCAGTTGGGCGCGCAGCGCGGATTACAGCTAGGGCTGCAGGTAGGATAGCAATTTGGTCTGCAGGATGGTTTACAGCCAGGCGAGCAGGCCGGATTGCAGGTAGGTGAGCAATTTGGCCTACAGGGGGTTCCTGTTGGGTAACAGCCTATTTGTCTTTCATTGTCATAATAGTCAATTTCATCTTCCCATTCGGCTATTTCGGGGTCTTCCCATTTAGGGCGTCTTGTGTCTTCAAACATAAATTTCATTCCTCCCATTTACCAGTATAAGGGTTATACGAGCACCCACATGAGCATGCCAACCACCGTTTGTTTGGGTCGCTGCCTTGCGCTAGCGGCCGGCAGTCGCTGCAGGCATAGCGAAACTCACAATCTTTGCATTTCTCTACATGATCC containing:
- a CDS encoding YitT family protein, with amino-acid sequence MRKKTIQYFFVSLGCIISSCSINLLLVPNHFLSGGISGLAIIFYYLFKLPIGLQIFLMNVPLLVAAYRNLGKEYTTIAIYGTIWFSVAIDATRFLNNWKVLDDPLLAAIMGGVMSGIGSGLIFRVDGSSGGLDIIAAIVKKKYSLNVGFVSFAINCAIMLIAAGLFGLKLAVLTLISMFVSANVTDKVVEGFNRKKTIYIVSYNSEQIVKTILQEVGRGVTILRGEGAFTRQEKEVIFVVVSLTQIAKIKALVHEADPYAFMIMQDAAEVLGRGFTLPGSKQL